A DNA window from Phragmites australis chromosome 11, lpPhrAust1.1, whole genome shotgun sequence contains the following coding sequences:
- the LOC133884392 gene encoding probable protein phosphatase 2C 48 — MRQISSLLQGLARSLSVGRDSKGDGGAGAGEGKAAVLRTSGTVWGEGSETFAAVCSRRGEKGSNQDCSIVWEGFGSQEDTAFCGIFDGHGPWGHYVAKAVRESLPPSLLCHWQEALALASLIDVEKRLSDCRFDLWKQSYLAACAAVDDELRRSRRLDAVHSGCTALSIVKQGDLMVIANVGDSRAVVGTTSDDGGVAAVQLTVDFKPNLPQEKERIRRCNGRVHCLADEPGVHRVWLPNRESPGLAMSRAFGDYCVKDYGVISAPEVTQRRISSRDQFVILATDGVWDVISNEEAVQIVAATPDRERAAKRLVECAVRAWRRKRRGIAVDDCSAICLFLHSPPS, encoded by the exons ATGCGGCAGATCTCGTCGCTGCTGCAGGGGCTGGCCCGGTCGCTGTCCGTGGGGAGGGACAGCAAGGgggacggcggcgccggcgcaggcgaGGGGAAGGCCGCAGTGCTGCGGACGTCGGGGACGGTGTGGGGCGAAGGGTCAGAGACGTTCGCCGCCGTGTGCTCGCGGCGCGGCGAGAAGGGCAGCAACCAGGATTGCTCCATCGTCTGGGAG GGGTTCGGGTCTCAGGAGGACACGGCCTTCTGCGGCATCTTCGACGGGCACGGCCCGTGGGGCCACTACGTCGCCAAGGCCGTCCGCGAGTCGCTGCCGCCGTCGCTGCTGTGCCACTGGCAGGAGGCCCTCGCGCTGGCCTCCCTCATCGACGTCGAGAAGAGGCTCTCCGACTGCCGCTTCGACCTCTGGAAGCAGTCCTACCTGGCCGCCTGCGCCGCCGTCGACGACGAgctccgccgcagccgccgcctcgACGCCGTCCACAGCGGCTGCACCGCGCTGTCGATCGTCAAACAGGGCGACCTCATGGTCATCGCCAACGTCGGCGACTCCAGGGCCGTCGTGGGGACGACGTCAGACGACGGGGGCGTCGCTGCCGTCCAGCTCACCGTCGACTTCAAGCCCAATCTGCCTC AGGAGAAGGAGCGCATCCGGCGGTGCAACGGCCGCGTGCACTGCCTCGCCGACGAGCCTGGCGTGCACCGGGTGTGGTTGCCCAACCGGGAGTCGCCGGGGCTCGCCATGTCGCGCGCGTTCGGCGACTACTGCGTCAAGGACTACGGCGTCATCTCGGCGCCGGAGGTGACGCAGAGGAGGATCAGCAGCAGGGACCAGTTCGTCATCCTCGCCACGGACGGG GTCTGGGACGTGATCTCCAACGAAGAGGCCGTGCAGATCGTGGCGGCCACGCCGGACAGGGAGAGGGCGGCCAAGCGGCTCGTCGAGTGCGCCGTCCGAGCTTGGAGGCGCAAGAGGCGCGGCATCGCTGTCGACGACTGTTCGGCCATCTGCCTCTTCCTCCACTCGCCGCCATCATAG
- the LOC133884393 gene encoding uncharacterized protein LOC133884393, giving the protein MSPPTASASASATATAGGFFPELTSPAEFAAVAAPGGRVSVVGFGSLLSERSARSTFPVLEGFRVAALRGFRRVFAHVAPIFFERGIAVEATKVVPEGLDGVLFTNPAVVCTRYSDEQYFQERCQGSKEIYNQRYGRYNIDKIWRDDILPCRLYLRHCVLAAKNLGEPAYGNFLDHTYLGDRKTTIREYLATTGAGIMEEEPPELLKSRYGG; this is encoded by the exons ATGTCTCCTCCCACTgcgtccgcctccgcctccgccaccgccaccgccggtgGCTTCTTCCCCGAGCTGACCTCACCCGCGGAATTCGCTGCTGTCGCTGCCCCCGGCGGCCGCGTCTCCGTCGTCGGCTTCGGCTCCCTCCTCTCAG AGCGGAGCGCGAGGAGCACGTTCCCGGTTCTGGAGGGCTTCCGGGTGGCGGCGCTGCGGGGATTCCGGCGAGTCTTCGCTCACGTCGCACCCATCTTCTTCGAGCGCGGCATCGCCGTCGAGGCCACCAAG GTTGTTCCTGAAGGATTGGATGGAGTGCTTTTTACAAATCCAGCA GTTGTCTGCACGCGCTACAGTGATGAACAATATTTCCAAGAGAGATGTCAAG GAAGCAAGGAAATATATAACCAGCGCTATGGACGGTACAACATTGACAAAATATGGAGAGATGATATTTTACCATGTCGCTTATATCTTAGACATTG TGTTCTTGCTGCTAAAAATCTTGGAGAACCAGCATATGGCAACTTCTTAGACCACACCTATCTTGGTGACCGGAAAACCACAATAAGGGAGTActtggccactaccggagctggCATCATGGAAGAGGAGCCTCCTGAGTTGTTAAAAAGCCGTTATGGTGGCTAG